A single Branchiostoma floridae strain S238N-H82 chromosome 11, Bfl_VNyyK, whole genome shotgun sequence DNA region contains:
- the LOC118426118 gene encoding myosin-7-like, with the protein MPQRNNCLGESGAGKTENTKKVIAYFATVGASQTAGEADPSAKKVTLEDQIVQTNPVLEAFGNAKTVRNNNSSRFGKFIRIHFDQKGILAGGDIETYLLEKSRVIAQLPGMERGYHIFFQLMSNGIPGTVDRLLLKKDPSFYRFVKEGVYDVAGLDDGEEFRATDEAFDILNFAADEKENIYKMCAAILWFGNSRFAQRGEQGELESIEEMQKVGRLFGIDADEFGNAICKPRVKVGAEFVTKGQTADQCMNAVGALSKSVYDRVFRFIVQKCNQTLETDKERAYFIGVLDIAGFEIFELNSFEQLCINYTNEKLQQFFNHHMFVQEQEEYKQEQIEWEFVDFGMDLQACLDLIEKKMGILSMLEEECVMPKASDKTYLDKMNGQHLGKNPKYGKPKPSKKKYEAHFELGHYAGPVGYNVTAWLEKNKDPVNETAVKVFKASKNALLSHIWSDYLTAEEQAEQKGGKKKKGGSFMTVSAVHREQLDHLMHTLHETYPHFVRCIIPNEVKTGGIIDGPLVYNQLTCNGVLEGIRICQKGFPNKQIFSDLVERYRILAASVFADGTFIEGKEASRLLLEATGLPKASYGIGLTKVFFKAGTLAKLEELREDKINATITGIQSVIRGRKQRQIFEKLYAGRQACDIIQRNIRSFFKLRHDGWYKMYGAIKPQLTGAKAEEMLEVKTKELEEASKALETKRKQRDVLEKQINDILAEKEDIQNLLSSVI; encoded by the exons aaggttatcgCCTACTTCGCGACTGTCGGTGCCAGCCAGACTGCCGGGGAAGCTGACCCTTCGGCCAAGAAG GTCACCCTGGAGGACCAGATCGTGCAGACCAACCCTGTACTGGAGGCCTTCGGTAACGCCAAGACCGTCAGGAACAACAACTCCTCCCGTTTC GGAAAATTCATCCGAATCCATTTCGACCAGAAGGGTATCCTGGCCGGAGGCGACATCGAGACTT ATCTTCTCGAGAAATCTCGCGTGATCGCACAACTTCCCGGAATGGAGCGAGGCTACCATATTTTCTTTCAGCTCATGTCGAACGGTATCCCCGGCACTGTAG ACCGTCTGCTGCTGAAGAAAGACCCGTCGTTCTACCGCTTCGTGAAGGAGGGTGTGTACGACGTGGCGGGCCTGGACGACGGGGAGGAGTTCCGCGCCACGGACGAGGCCTTCGACATCCTGAACTTCGCCGCCGACGAGAAGGAGAACATCTACAAGATGTGTGCCGCCATCCTGTGGTTCGGCAACAGCAGGTTCGCACAGAGGGGCGAGCAGGGAGAACTGGAGAGCATTGAGG AGATGCAGAAGGTCGGTCGTCTGTTTGGCATCGACGCTGACGAGTTCGGTAACGCCATCTGCAAACCGCGTGTGAAAGTTGGAGCGGAGTTCGTCACCAAGGGTCAGACTGCAGACCAGTGCATGAACGCAGTGGGAGCACTGTCCAAGTCCGTGTACGATAGGGTCTTTAG GTTCATTGTCCAGAAGTGTAACCAGACCCTGGAGACGGACAAAGAGCGGGCGTACTTCATCGGAGTGTTGGACATCGCTGGCTTCGAGATCTTCGAG TTAAACAGCTTCGAGCAGCTGTGCATCAACTATACCAACGAAAAGCTGCAGCAGTTTTTCAACCACCACATGTTCGTACAAGAACAGGAGGAGTACAAGCAAGAACAGATTGAGTGGGAGTTCGTGGACTTCGGCATGGACTTGCAGGCTTGTTTGGATCTTATCGAGAAG AAAATGGGCATCCTGTCCATGCTCGAGGAAGAGTGCGTCATGCCCAAGGCCTCTGACAAGACTTATCTGGACAAAATGAACGGCCAACATCTGGGCAAGAACCCCAAATACGGCAAGCCGAAGCCAAGCAAGAAGAAGTACGAGGCCCACTTCGAGCTGGGTCACTACGCAGGGCCTGTCGGGTACAACGTCACAGCCTGGCTGGAGAAGAACAAGGACCCCGTCAACGAGACGGCCGTCAAGGTCTTCAAGGCGTCCAAGAACGCGCTCCTGAGCCACATCTGGTCTGACTATCTCACCGCAGAGGAGCAGGCTG AGCAAAAGGGCggcaagaagaagaagggagGCTCCTTCATGACCGTGTCTGCTGTGCACAGG GAACAACTGGATCACCTGATGCACACCTTGCACGAGACCTACCCGCACTTTGTGCGCTGCATCATCCCCAACGAGGTCAAAACCGGCGGCATCATCGACGGGCCTCTGGTCTACAACCAGCTGACGTGTAACGGTGTGCTGGAGGGCATCCGTATCTGCCAGAAGGGCTTCCCCAACAAGCAGATCTTCTCCGATTTGGTGGAGAG ATACCGAATCCTGGCAGCTTCTGTCTTTGCGGATGGCACCTTCATTGAGGGAAAAGAGGCCTCTAGGCTGCTTCTTGAAGCCACGGGGCTCCCGAAAGCCTCATATGGCATTGGTCTCACCAAAGTGTTCTTCAAG GCTGGAACTCTGGCCAAGCTTGAGGAGTTGCGTGAGGATAAAATCAACGCCACCATCACCGGAATACAGTCTGTTATCCGCGGCAGGAAGCAGAGGCAGATCTTCGAGAAGCTATATGCAGGAAG ACAAGCCTGTGACATCATCCAACGCAACATCCGGTCGTTCTTCAAGCTGCGCCATGACGGCTGGTACAAGATGTATGGAGCCATCAAGCCGCAGCTCACCGGCGCCAAGGCTGAGGAGATGCTGGAGGTCAAGACCAAGGAACTGGAG GAAGCATCCAAAGCTCTGGAGACCAAACGAAAGCAGAGGGATGTCCTCGAGAAGCAGATCAACGATATTCTTGCCGAAAAGGAAGATATCCAAAACCTGCTTTCTTCGGTAATATAG